The Thermodesulfobacteriota bacterium region CTAAGCGCGCATAAGCACCAGCGGTCTCCTGCTACAAGGCCGGGAAACTCAAAGTCAGGGTTTGGAGTTGAAAGGTCGTTTCCGACGGATTTTGAAAACTCTAAAAATTCCTCACTCACCTCAACGCATACAACATGCATTCCTAAATCTTCAGGCCCTGTCCGACAGCAGCCGTCGCGGTAAAACCCCGTCATAGGAGATGTACAGCATACTCCCAGTTCTTGGCCCAATACATTTTTTTCATCTGACATAAAATTATCTCCATCAATTTTCTTTTGCGATTAAAAATAATATATCACACAGACCCTGGTCTTTCCCAGGAATGGTCCATACTTTCTTTCTTTTCTTCTTCATCTGAGCTAAGCAGCTCTATAAGGTCTTGATTTTTTAGTCTTGTTTCGGTTAATAGCGCTTCGTCATCGCCAAAGTGTTTGTGAAGATCAATAAGGCTTTTCTCGTCATGGTGCTTGAAAGTAAGGGCGGCGCGGTTTGCTTGATAACTTCTAAATCCAAGCTCCTTTAGTGCAGAAGCTCCTAGCTCAAGTGCAGACACAAATGTGTCTCTTTCTATTATATCGACCCCGGCGTCCATAA contains the following coding sequences:
- a CDS encoding DUF2237 domain-containing protein, yielding MSDEKNVLGQELGVCCTSPMTGFYRDGCCRTGPEDLGMHVVCVEVSEEFLEFSKSVGNDLSTPNPDFEFPGLVAGDRWCLCALRWKEALDNGIAPPVLLTSTHESALEVISLDDLKKYAIDLA